The following proteins are co-located in the Apium graveolens cultivar Ventura chromosome 5, ASM990537v1, whole genome shotgun sequence genome:
- the LOC141724643 gene encoding uncharacterized protein LOC141724643 codes for MITTEATTIVEDVYMPGATVIDVLQGEKPLLGSLSQQGETIELGSSYAGETCNESCTPLELTSVEALISMSRTQSQGVHCEVATTSVVESTIVTVGLTVGVSEKSLPSQAFERGVNPSMPFTAGFNTLAPPRILTSALEQGSSYTRCVPERQLADNSSLKGDESVQDFIAGTSTTAAIDVCVRETVPEPVSDTLHHKQPNQSVSEMRETP; via the exons ATGATCACCACTGAGGCAACTACAATTGTTGAAGATGTCTATATGCCAGGGGCCACT GTTATTGATGTGCTTCAAGGCGAAAAACCGCTTCTGGGATCACTTTCTCAACAGGGTGAGACCATTGAACTTGGCTCTTCATACGCCGGAGAAACCTGTAATGAGTCATGCACACCACTGGAACTCACTTCAGTGGAAGCCCTAATATCAATGTCTAGGACACAAAGTCAGGGAGTGCACTGTGAGGTTGCCACAACTTCAGTGGTCGAATCAACCATAGTTACGGTGGGTTTGACAGTTGGAGTGAGTGAGAAATCTTTGCCTTCACAGGCTTTTGAGAGAGGTGTGAATCCTTCAATGCCATTCACTGCAGGATTCAATACACTGGCTCCACCGAGAATCCTAACCTCGGCCCTTGAACAGGGGAGTTCCTACACTAGATGTGTACCGGAACGACAACTGGCCGATAATAGTTCCTTGAAAGGGGATGAGTCGGTTCAGGATTTTATTGCAGGTACCTCCACAACGGCGGCTATAGATGTGTGTGTGAGAGAAACAGTACCAGAACCAGTGAGTGATACACTACACCACAAACAACCTAACCAGAGTGTGAGTGAAATGAGAGAAACACCTTAG